CTCTCCATGGCGATAGATCAGCCGACCGGTCAGCATGTAGATCACCTCGACTCCATCATGACGAAAACTGACGTATGGTTCAGCACCTTCGTGCAGACTGATGAGGTAAGGCTCCACCACGACCGGACCGCTGAGGAGGTGTCCCAGCAAATTGTACTGATGGCCTGCCTTCGTGCCCCGGCGTTCGATTGTCACACCCTGGCCGGCACGGACAAAAGAACAGTCGCGCTGCTCTTCAGCCGTGGCGAATAACTGACTGAGTGAGATGTTCAGGGCGTGGGAAACAGACTGGAGCGTGGCAAGGGAAGGCGATATCTGCCCGTTCTCGATTTTTGACAGCATGCCCAGAGAGATGCCCGCTGCATTTGCAAGCTCGGTGCCTGTCAAATCCGCCTTGCGGCGCTTTTCCCGGATCTGTGCGCCCAGTGATTCCTCAAGGGTGAGTTCGCGCGCCGGAGTGGCGGAGGACCCTGTGGCAAGGTCATCGGCCTGGGTGGTGACTGTCCTGCGTTGAGAAGTCCGGCGGGGCGTTGCCATTAAGTTCAGGTCTCCAGCGACAGGTATTTTTGGATCTCAGGATAGGATCCTTATCTGATCGCTGAATTCAGGAAAGAGAGCAACAAGGTCCTTCATGACGCCCGCGCGCAGGCAGTCACGTAGATAGAGCATCAGATCAAGGGGAAGACGCCCGAACTCCCGTCGGCGTCCGACAAGCGTGAGATGGCGGTGGAAAGACCCGACAGGCAATGGATGACAGGCCATGCCGCATCCGGCGTTGAAACCCGCTTCATACAGACAGAGCGGGGTGGTGATGGCGACACCACCGGTCTTGCAGGCTGAAAAAACACCAAACGGAAGATCATATTCCTGTTGAAAGGGCACTTCGATCCGCAGTCGACGGAGGTAGCGTTCCACTTCCGAACCGGTACGTGAGCGTTGTGAAAAGCGGACAAAAGGACGGCTGAGCAAGAGTCTGCGCAGGTCGTCAGTGGTTCTTGGAGGCTCTATGTTTTTCGGGCAGAGCAGGAGATAGGGTTCTTCGATCAGCGGCCAGCGTTCGAGACCGGCGATATCCTCCATTTCATCGACACCAATCACGAGATCGATCTGGCGTGTGAGGAGGGAGGTGCCGTGGGATTCGGTCAGGCCGGCGTGGACCACAAGGCGTCCGACGCGATCATACATGAATTCCGAGAGATGGGGCGAGACGGCGCGGGAAAGTGAATCCACCACACCAAGGCGCAACTGGGGAACGCGGCCATGCTTCATTTCCTGAATGCCCACCGCGATATGGCGCATTTCAGCAAGAAGTCCAGCAGCATTCTGGCGCAGGACAGCCCCTGTGGCGGTCAGGGCGAGAGGGCGCACATTGCGGTCGAACAGTCTGGTGCCAAGCCGGGATTCA
The Acetobacter aceti genome window above contains:
- a CDS encoding XRE family transcriptional regulator produces the protein MATPRRTSQRRTVTTQADDLATGSSATPARELTLEESLGAQIREKRRKADLTGTELANAAGISLGMLSKIENGQISPSLATLQSVSHALNISLSQLFATAEEQRDCSFVRAGQGVTIERRGTKAGHQYNLLGHLLSGPVVVEPYLISLHEGAEPYVSFRHDGVEVIYMLTGRLIYRHGERTYEMGPGDTLMFDSQAPHGPEKFLTESISYLSIITYPRHTD
- a CDS encoding LysR family transcriptional regulator is translated as MALTDLPFDLSSLNVFLAVCENGSMAAAARALSVTQPAISQTISELESRLGTRLFDRNVRPLALTATGAVLRQNAAGLLAEMRHIAVGIQEMKHGRVPQLRLGVVDSLSRAVSPHLSEFMYDRVGRLVVHAGLTESHGTSLLTRQIDLVIGVDEMEDIAGLERWPLIEEPYLLLCPKNIEPPRTTDDLRRLLLSRPFVRFSQRSRTGSEVERYLRRLRIEVPFQQEYDLPFGVFSACKTGGVAITTPLCLYEAGFNAGCGMACHPLPVGSFHRHLTLVGRRREFGRLPLDLMLYLRDCLRAGVMKDLVALFPEFSDQIRILS